From the Porphyrobacter sp. CACIAM 03H1 genome, the window CCGGTCTCGTAGCGGCTGATCCCGCCGCAGATCACCACCCGCGCGCCGGTGGCGATGCAGGCGAGCATGTCATTGAGGATCTTGCCGCCGACATTGTCGTAGATCACGTCGACGCCCCTCCGGCAGAGCTGGCGGATCTGCTCCTTCACCCCGCCCGCCTTGTAGTCGATCGCGGCATCGTAGCCCGCTTCCCTGACCAGCCAGTCGCACTTCTCCGGGCCGCCGGCGATGCCGACCACGCGGCACCCGGCGATCTTGGCGAGCTGGCCGACGATGCTCCCCGTCGCGCCTGCCGCGCCCGAAACCAGCACGGTGTCGCCCGCCACGGGCTTGCCGACCTTGAACAGCCCGCAATAGGCGGTGAGGCCCGTGGTCCCGAGCACCGAGAGCACCGCGGTGGGCGAGATCTCGGTCTCGACCTTGGTCAGATCCTTGCCGTCGGTGACGAGGTATTCGGTCCAGCCGGTGGTGCCGAACACGAGATCGCCGACCGCGAAGCGCCCGCCGTTCGATGCGACCACCTCCGCGATCCCGCTGCCGCGCATCACATCGCCGATGTTCATCGGGGCGACGTAATCGGCGATGTTCTCCATCCAGCCCTTCTGCGCCGGATCGAAGCCGAGATAGTGGGTCTTCAGCAGCATCTCGCCCGGGCCCGGATCGGGAAGCTGGGTTTCGACCAGCCGGAAGTCGTTCTCGATCTCGATCCCGCGACCGCGCGGGTGTCCGTTCAACAGCCATTGCCGGGTGGTGGTGGGCATCAGGTATCTCCCCGAAATTCGAATGCAACTTGCCTGCCCTATTGCGGGCGCGGACGAGCCGCCTCCACGGACAAAAGTGTCAGTCGAGCGTGCTCGCCCCTGTGGTAGTCTCCCGGCTACTCTGGGGAGAGACATGATGGGCGTTCAGACTCACAAGACCTTCTGCCGTTTCTGCCATGCGAACTGCGCGATGGAAGTCGACGTCGTGGACGGGAAGGTCGTCGAGGTCCGCGGCGATCCGGACGATCCGGCCTATGGCGGCTACACCTGCATGAAGGGCCGCGAGCTGCCCGACAGCCACAACTCGGAAGACCGGCTGCACCACAGCCTCGTTCGCAACGCGGCCGGCGAGTTCGTCTCGACCCCGATGGACCAGGCTCTCGCCCATGTCGCCTCCGAGCTCCGCCGCATCATCGACACCCACGGCCCCCATTCGGTCGCGGTGTTCATGGGTTCGGGCGGCTTCCAGAACTCGGCTGCGATGGCCGCCTCACTGTCCTTCGCCAACGCGGTGGGGAGCCGCAACTTCTACACCTCGGTGACGCTCGACCAGCCCGCCAAGGTCTTCACCACCGCGCGCTACGGCAAGTGGATGGCGGGGCCGAACACCTTCTCGGAAAGCGACGTCGCCTTCTTCATCGGCAACAACCCTATCGTCTCGCATTACTCGCCCGTTGGCGGGGTGCCGCCCTTCAGCCCCTCGCGCCGCATCCGCGACAAGCAGGCGGAAGGCATGAAGCTGATCGTCGCCGACCCGCGCGAGAGCGATGTGGCGCGGCTCGCGGACATCTACCTGCCGGTGAAGCCGGGCGAGGACCCGGCGATGCTCGCGGGGATGCTCAACGTCATCATCGCCGAGGGGCTCTACGACCGCAATTTCGTCGCCGCCCATGTCGACGGGTTCGACGAGCTGGCCGAGGCGGTGAAGGCCTTCCCGCCCGAGGTCGCCGCCGAACGCGCGGGTCTGGACAAGGACCAGCTGGTCGCGGCCGCGCGGATGTTCGCGGGCGGCACCAAGGGCTGCGCCGTCACCGGCACCGGCCCCGAGATGGCGGGCAACGGGACGCTCACCGAATATCTCGTCGTCTGCCTCAACACCATCTGCGCGCGCTTCAAGCAGGAGGGCGAGAAGGCCGCGATCCCGGGCGTCTTCAGCCCCTACCAGACCGCCCGCCGCGCGCAGGTCGGCCCGCCGGTGCCGATGTTCGGCGCGGAAGGCATGCCCAAGTCCCGCTTCCGCGGCCTCGGCCACCTCGGCTGGGAGATGCCCTGCAACGTCCTCGCGGACGAAATCCTTACCCCCGGCGAAGGCCAGGTGCGCGCGCTGATCTCGGTCGGTGGCAATCCGGTCGTGGGCTTCCCCGATCAGGCGAAGATGGTCCGCGCCCTCGACGATCTCGAGCTGTTCGTGCAGATCGACCCGTGGATGAGCGCCAGTGCCAAGCGTGCCGACGTGGTGCTCGCGCCCTCGCAGTGTCTGGAGCGCGAGGACATCACCAGCCTTTCCGAATGGTGGCACGAGGAACCCTATGCCCGCTACACCGAGGCGGTGGTCGCGCCCCCGGGTGACGTGATCGACGAATACGAGATGTTCTGGACGCTCGCCAAGCACCTCGGCATCCAGATGATGCTCGCCGGCGGCCCGCTGCCGATGGACCGGAAGCCGACCAAGCAGGAGTTCCTCGATCTGGCGGTGACCGGCTGCCTCGTGCCCCCCAGCCAGGTTCGCGCGGACTGCAAGGCGAACGGCGGGGCGGCGGTGATGTATCCCGAGAAGCACCCGCTGGTGGAGCCGGTGGACGAGAGCGAGTTCCACCGCTTCGATCTGGCGGTGGGCGCGATGCCTTCGGAGATCCTGAAGTATGCCGAGAACCGCAAGGCGCGCGAGGGCTTCGACTTCCGCCTGATCTCGCGGCGTTCCAAGACACGGTTCAACTCGATCGGCCACCCGCTCAAGAAGCTGCAGGCCAAGACCACCACCAACCCCGCCTTCATCCACCCCGACGACATCGCCGCGCTGGGGCTCGAGGAAGGCGGGCTGGTGGCGATCACCTCCCCCCACGCCACGATCCACGGCGTCGTGAAGGCGAGCGACAAGGTGCGGCGCGGGATCGTCTCGATGGCCCACGCCTATGGCGATGCCGATGCGGGGAAGGACGACGTGCGGGAACGCGGCTCCTCGACCAACCGGCTGGTCAGCGAGGTGGTCGATTACGATCCGATTACCGGGCAATCCCTGCAAAGCGCCATTCCGGTGAGGCTGGAGCCTGCTTAGCCAACAGCCGTTCGCCCTGAGCTTGTCGAAGGGCCGCACTTCCTTTTGAACCGTTGCCGGAAGCAGAACAGTGCTTCGACAGGCTCAGCACGAACGGAGTTTTCTCTTGCCCCAGAACCGCCGCTTCCTCCTCCAGCGCCGTCCCGATGGCACACCTGTGCGCGAGGACTTCGAACTCGTCACGGAGCCGACCCCGGCGCTCGAGGAAGGCCAGTTCCTGATCCGTAACCACTATGCCTCGCTCGATCCGGCGATGCGCGGGTGGATGGATGCGGAGGGCAACTACATGCCCCCGATCCCGCTCGGCGATCCGGTGCGCGCCAGCACCATCGGCGTCGTGGAGGAAAGCCGAGCGGAAGGCTTCGCACCCGGCCAGTGGGTGATGGGGCTCAACGCGCTCGAGGACTATTCCATCGGCGTCGCGGGCGGCCTCACTCAGCCGATCGACCCGAGCCTCGTGCCGAGTGTCACCAATTACCTCTCGATCTTCGGCGCCGTGGGCATGACGGCCTATTTCGGCTTCCTCGAGGTGTGCGAGCCCAAGGCGGGCGAGACCGTGCTGGTGACCGGTGCAGCGGGCGCGGTCGGCAGCCTCGTCGGCCAGCTCGCCAAGATCCATGGCTGCCGCGCGGTCGGGATCGCGGGGGGACCTGCCAAGTGCGCGCGGCTCACCGAGAAATACGGCTTCGACGCCGCCATCGACTATCGCGGCAAGGATGAAGCCGCGCTCACCAAGGCCATCGCCGAGGCCTGCCCCGACGGCGTCGACGTGATCTTCGAGAATGTCGGCGGGATCATCCTCGATGCCGGGCTGATGAACCTGAACCTGCACTCACGCGTCGGGCTGTGCGGTCTGATCAGCGAATACAACACCGAGCCGCGCGGCATCCGCAACCTGTGGCAGCTGATCGTCAAGCGCGCCCACATCCGGGGCCTGCTGGTCGCCGACTACGTCCCGCGCTTCGCCGAGGGCGCGGCGCAGATGGGCGTCTGGGCGGCGCAGGGCAAACTCACCATCGACGAACACATCGACGAGGGTCTGGAGAACGCCTTCGACAGCTTCATGCGGCTGTTCGCTGGGACGAATGACGGCAAGATGATCCTCAAGATCGCCTGATGGCCCGTTCGCTGCTCGTGCTGTCAGGGGGGCACCCCTACGAGGCGGGACCTTTCGACGAACTGCTGGCGGCGCTGGGCGAGTGGGAAATCACCCATCTGGTCCACCCCGAAGGCGGCGAGGCTGACGCGGCGGACGCCATCCGCGCCGCCGACGCGCTGCTGTTATACGACATGGCTGGCTACAGCTTCGGCGAAGGGACGGTGACGATGCGCCCGCCCTCGCCTGCTTTCCGCGAGGCGCTCGCCGGGCGCTTCGCCGGCGGCAGGGGCGCGGTCGCGATGCACCATGCGCTGGCGGGGTGGGCCGAGTGGCCGGAGTGGCACCACTGGCTCGGCGGGCAGTTCCACTACCAGCCGGGCGCGCACGGCCCCGATTCCGGCTATCGCCATGACATAACCTACGAGGCGCGCATCCTTGTCGATCACCCCGTCACGCGGGGCCTGCCCGAGAGCTTCCCCGTCACCGACGAGCTCTACCTCTGCCCCATCGACGAGAGCGCCTTCATCCCGCTGGTGCGCGCCGAGGGCTTCGCCTTCACGGCTGCCAATTTCTACTCCGCCGCGCAGGCCGTGGCAGGCGCGATGTTCAGCAACGAAGGCTGGGACCACCCGCCGGGCAGCGACTGCGTCGCCTGGGAGAGCCGCACCTGCCCCGCCCCGCTCGTCTATCTGCAATTCGGCGACGGCCCGGCAACCTACGCCAACCCTCATGTGCGCCGGATGCTGCGGCAGGCGCTCGACTACACCTCGGGAGGAACCGCATGACGCCCCAACAGACCGTCGAAGCCTTCATCGGCCACTGGAACGCCTGCGACGTGGAGGCGATGCTGGCGCTGTGCGCGGAGGATATCGTCTATCACAATATCCCGATGGAGCCGATCCACGGCACCACGGCGATGCGCGCGATGGTCGAGGGCTTCCTCGCCAATGTCGCGCGCTGCGACTGGCAGACCCACGCCATCGCGGCCAGCGGGAACACCGTGCTCACAGAGCGCACCGACATCTTCCACTTCAAGGACGGCCGCCGCGCCGCGATCCGGGTGATGGGCACCTTCGAGATCGGAACCGACGGGCGCATCGCGGCCTGGCGGGACTACTTCGACATGCTTGAATTCCAGCGCGAATTCGCCGGCGGATGAACGGCTTCGCGCAACCCTAACACAAACGCGCATCGCATCGGGGGCGCGAGGGCCGCTAGGCTTGTCACACCATATCCAAGGTGGCGGAGCCGCATCACATGAACAAGCCCCAAGGCAATGTCTTTGCCCCCGAAACGCTGATCGATCCCTTCGATCACTATCGTGCCGTGCACGAGGCCGGGGTGGCGATCGAGCATCTCGAGGGCATGAACACCTGGGTCGTCTATTCCTACGACCTGTGCAGCGAGGCGGCGGCAAAGCCCGAGGTCTTCTCCAACGACTTCACCGCGCTGATGGGTCGCGAGGCGGACGAGGAGATCCAGGCGATCCTCGCCGAGGGCTGGCCCGATCTCCCCACCCTGCTGACCGCCGATCACCCGGTCCACACCCGCAACCGCAAGCTCGTGAACCTCGCCTTTTCGGCCCCGCGCGTGAACGCGATCGAGGCCGACATGCGGCAGAAGTCGATCGAGCTGATCGAGGCCTTCGCCGACCGGGGCGAATGCGAATTCGTCGAGGAATTCGGCGTGCCGCTGCCGGTGGCGATGATCGCCGGGCAGATCGGGCTGGAGGATGATCCGAAGCGCGTGAAGGCGTGGTCGGACGCGGCGGTCGACCGCTTCAGCCAGATGGTCGATTTCGAGCGCAAGAAGGAATGCGCGCGCAGCCTCGTCGAGTTCCAGCACTACATCAAGGGGCTGATCGACGACCGCAAGGCGAATGGCGGGAACGACCTGCTGACCGATCTCGTCGAGGCGCGGGTCGAGGGCGAGACACCGCTCTCGGACCCCGAAATCATGTCGCTGATGCAGCAGTTCATGGTGGCGGGGAACGAGACCACCACCTCGACGCTGGCGGGCGGTCTGCTCCAGCTGATCCGCAATCCAGACCAGATGGAAAAGGCCAAGGCGGCGGCGGGCGGGCGCGATCCCAAGGTCATCATGAACCTTGTCGAGGAGGCGCTGCGCTACGAGACGCCGACGGCAGGGATGTGGCGGATCGTCAAGCAGGATACCGAGCTTGGCGGCATGAAGATCCCGGCGGGGAGCGTGGTGCAGCTGCGCTATGCGGCCGCCAACCGCGACCCGTCCAAGTTCCCCGATCCCGACAAGTTCGACATCGAGCGCGCCAACGCCCGCACCCATCTGAGCTTCGGCAAGGGGCCGCACATGTGCGTGGGCAACATGCTCAGCCGCAAGGAGATGCTGGTCGCCTTCGACGAGCTGCTCGAGCGGCTCGACAACTTCGCCGTCGCCGATGAGGGCGCGATCCGCATCCTCCCCAACATCCTGCTGCGCGGCGTGACCCATCTGCCGATCACCTTCACGCGGAAAGCCTGACCCCACATGAATTTCGACCTCTCCGAAGAACAGCAGATGTTCGTGACCTCGGTCGAGCGCTTCGCGGCGCCGATCGATGTCGAGGCGCGCCGCCGCTTGCGGCTTTCGCCCGCGGGCTATGACCGCGCGCGCTGGCAGCAGCTGGCCGAGATGGGGCTCATTGCGCTGTCAGCGAGCGAGCATGCGGGGGGCATGGGCGGGTCGTCGACCGATCTTGCGCTGGTGCTTGAAGCCATCGGCAAGGCCAATTCGCCCGATCCGCTGCTCGAACATGGCATCCTCCCGGTGCTGCTGCTCGAACGCGGCGGAGCGGGCGCGGTGCTGGAGGAGGTGCTGTCCGGCACCACCATCGCCACCCTCGCCTGGACCGAGCGCGGCCAGCGCTACAGCCTCAAGGCCAAGGGGATGAAGGCCGACGCCGCCGGGGACGGCTTCACCCTCACCGGCGAGAAGACGATGGTGATGGGCGCGCTGATGGCAGACCTGTTCATCGTCACCGCCGACCTAGGCGGAGAGACGGCCTGCTTCCTCGTGCCCAAGGATGCGGCCGGGCTGGAGGTGCGGCCCTACCGCCTGGCGGACGGCAGCATCGCGGGCGAGATCAAGCTCACCCGCACGCCCGCCGCCGCGCGGCTCACGCTCGATCCGACTGCGCTCGAAGCGATCGCGGCCGACATTCGCCTTTATGCGGCGGCGGAAATGGTGGGCCTCGGCCAGCGCCTGCTCGACGATACGCTTGCCTACGTGAAGGAGCGCGAGCAGTTCGGCGTGGCCATCGGGAGTTTCCAGGCCTTGCAGCACCGGCTTGTCGATTGCTACGCTCGCGAAGAACAAGCGCGTTCAATGCTTTACCGCGCAGCATTGACCGACAAGGGTGATGCAGCAAAGTGGCAGCGCGCTGCCGCAGGGGCCAAGGCCTTCATCGGCGAGAATGTCGACGCCATCGCCCGCGAGGCGGTGCAGATGCACGGCGGCATGGGCATCACCGACGAACTTGCCATCGGCCACGCCTTGAAGCGCGTGCTGCTGCTCGCCCGCCTGTTCGGCGACGTCGACACCGTGCTTGCGGAATATGCGCTGGCCGCCTGACGGCCTGCTGGAGGGGACTGAACAATGGGCGAAAAGATCGACCCGAACCTGTGGAGTGACGGGGCGCAGCCTCATCTGATGGGCGGCAGGTTGCCTTCGGGGCAGATCGTCTTCCCGATGCCGGTCGGCGATGCGGCCGAAGGCGTGGAGCCCTACAAGCTTTCGCGGCGGGGCAAGCTGTGGTCGTGGACCTCGCAGGGCTTCCTGCCCAAGGAACCCTATGAGGGCCCCGGCTCCGGCCCGGGCGAAGGCCCGCCCGATTTCCAGCCTTATCTCCTCGGCTATGTCGAACTGCCCGGCGAGGTGATCGTCGAAAGCCGCATCGTCGATGCGCGGCTGGAAGACCTGCACCTCGGCATGGATCTCGAATTCTGCATTGTGCCGTTCAACGCGCGTTACGACACCTTCGCCTTCCGCCCCGTCGCCCAAACAGAAAGTCAGGCCGCATGAGCGAGAACGTCTACATCATCGGCGCAGGGATCCATCCCTTCGGCCGCACCGACAGCCGCTCGGGCCGCGAGCAGGGCGTCTATGCCGTGCGCGAGGCGCTGAAGGATGCTGGCCTTGAATGGCCCGACATCGAGTGCGCCTATGGCGGCTCGGCGGCTGCGGGCAATGCCGATATCATGGTCAACGAGCTGGGGCTGACCAGCCTTCCCTTCACCAACGTCGCCAACGGCTGCGCCACCGGCGGCAGCGCGCTCGCCGCCTCGCAGCAGGCGATCGCGAGCGGGATGTATGACCTCGCGCTGGCGGTCGGCTTCGACAAGCATCCGCGCGGCGCGTTCAACGCCAAGCCGTCCGACTATGGCCTGCCCGAATGGTATGGCCAGACCGGCATGATGCTGACGACGCAGTTCTTCGCGCTCAAGATCCAGCGTTACATGCAGCTCCACGGCATCAGCCGCACGACGCTCGGGCGGGTGGCCGAGAAGGCCTTCCGAAACGGCACGATCACGCCCCACGCCTGGCGGCGCAGCCCGGTCGATCTCGACACGATCATGAACGCGCCGATGATCAACGATCCGCTGACCAAGTACATGTTCTGCTCGCCCGCCGAGGGCGCCGTGGCGCTGATCCTTGCGTCCGAGAAGAAGATGAAGGAGCTGGGCGCGGACGGGGTCAAGATCCGCGCCGTGGCGGTGAAGACCCGGCCGCCCAATTCCTTCGAGGTGTTCCAGGCCGGCATCAGCATCGAGGAGGGCGGCAAGCCCACCGTGCTCGCCTCGCAGGCCGCGTTCGAGAAGGCCGGGATCGGGCCGGAGGACATCTCCGTCGCGCAATTGCAGGACACCGAAAGCGGCGCCGAGATCATGCACATGGCCGAAAACGGTTTCTGCAAGGACGGCGAGCAGGAGGAATGGCTCGCCAATGGCTGGACCGAGATCCACGGCGGGAAGCTGCCGGTGAACACCGACGGCGGCTGCCTCGCCTGCGGGGAGCCGATCGGGGCATCGGGCCTCAGGCAGGTCTACGAGAACGTCACCCAGCTGCGCCAGCGCGCCGGCGAGCGGCAGGTGCCCGGCAAGCCCCGCTTCGGTTACAGCCATGTCTACGGCGCCCCCGGTCTTTCCGGCGTCGCCATCCTGGAGCGCGAATAGCCATGCGGATGCAGGGCAAGGTGGCGCTGGTCTCCGGCGGCGCCGAGGGGATCGGGGCGGCGGTTGCGCGCCTGATCGTGGCCGAGGGCGGCAGCGTGATGCTCGGCGATGTGCAGCTGGAAAAGGCCCAAGGCCTCGCTGCCGAACTGGGCGAGCGCGCGGCGGCGTGCCAGCTCGACGTGCGCGATCTCAGGCAATGGGAAGCGGCGGTATCGGCGACGCGCGGGCGCTTCGGGAAGCTCACCGTGCTGTGCAACATCGCCGGCATCTCCAAGCCTGGCAATGTCCCCGACGGCGCGCTCGACGTGTGGGAGCGCACCATCGACATCAACCTCAACGGCCCCTTCTACGGGATGCGCGCCGCGATCCCGGCGATGGAAGCGAGCGGCGAGCCCTGCGCCATCGTCAACATCGGCTCGATGATCGCGCTGCGCCCGGCCTCTTTCGTCGCCGCCTACAGCGCGTCGAAGACCGGCCTCAGGGGCCTCACCCAATCGGTCGCGCTCGATCTGGCAGAACGCGGCCTGCCGATCCGCGTCAACATGGTCCATCCCGGCGCGATCCGCACGCCGATGTACAACCGCTACAAGTTCTCGGGCGCCGACACGCCCGAAAACATCGAGACCAATTTCGCCGCCACCCACCCGATGAACCGCATCGGCGAGCCCGAGGAGGTTGCCCGCGCGGTGGTCTTCCTCTCCAGCGACGAGGCGAGCTTCACCACCGGCTGCGACCTCACCGTCGACGGCGGCGGGAGCATCAGGAGCTGACATGGCAGAGCAACCCGCCACCCGCATCGACGCGCACTTCATCACGGCCGGCAAGTATCACGATATCGACTACCCGCGGCTCGAGATCCTGAAGCTCCTCGCCGAACACCCGCATATCCGCACCACGGTCGCCTGCGACTATTCGGGGCTCGAGCGGCTCGACCAGTGCCGCTTCCTCATCACCTATACCTGCGATCTGATGCCGACCGAGGAACAGGCCGCGCAGCTGAAGGCATGGCTGGACAAGGGCGGCAAGTGGATGGCGCTCCACGGCACCAATTCGATCCTCGTCTTCACCGCCGAGGGGCTGGTGGACGCGCCCGAAACCCGGCCCGACGTGATGGACATGCTCGGCACCCAGTTCAAGGCGCACCCGCCGATCGGCAAGTTCCCGGTCGAGGTGGTCAACAAGGATCACGAGCTGACCCGCGGCATCGCGGACTTCGAGGTGGTGGACGAGCTCTACCTCTCGAAAACCACCGCGCCCATCGACACGCTGATGCAGACCACCTTCGAGGGCGAGGCGACCGGCTTCGTGGATGCCAACTGGGAAAAGACCACCGTCCCTATCGTTTATACGAGGGATATCGGCGCGGGGCAGATCGTATACAACGCGCTGGGCCATTGCCGCGGGCACTACGACCTGCCGGGCATGGCCGATTTCTACCCGCACAAGGAAATGTGCGCCTGGAACTACGACGTCTATTATGACCTGCTGCGGCGCACGATCCGCTGGGCCATGCGAGACGGGGACTGAAGCTGGCAGGGGCTGAAGGCCGTACCTGCGGGATCGCAAGTGGGATTGAATAGAATGGACTTGGACTTCACCCCCGAGGATCTGGCGTTCCGCGAGGAAGTGCGCGCCTTCCTCAAGGACAACCTGCCCGAACGGCTGCGCGATGGCGCGCGCCGCACGCCGGGCGTTTTCGTCGAGCCCGACATCGGGATGGAGTGGCACCGCATCCTCTATAAAAAGGGCTGGGTCGCCCCGCACTGGCCCAAGGAGGACGGCGGCACCGGCTGGACGCCGACCCAGAAGTTCATCTTCGAGAAGGAATGCGCGCTTGCCGGCGCGCCCGCCCTCGCGATCCTCGGCCTGCGCCTCGTCGGCCCGGTGATCTGCGAATTCGGCACGCCCGAACAGAAGGCCCGCTTCCTGCCCGGCATCCTCTCGGGCGACGACTACTGGTGCCAGGGCTATTCGGAGCCCGGCAGCGGGTCGGACCTCGCCAGCCTCAAGACCTCGGCCCGGCTGGAGGGCGACGAATATGTCATCAACGGCTCCAAGATCTGGACCACCCATGCCCACCACGCCGACTGGATCTTCGCGCTGGTGCGCACCGATGCCACGGTGAAGAAGCAGCAGGGGATCAGCTTCCTGCTGGTGCCGATGGATCAGCCAGGGGTGGAAGTGACCCCGATCCACTCGATGTCGGGCGATCACGAGGTCAACGCGGTGTTCTTCACCGATGCGCGCACCTCGGCCCAGAACCGTATCGGCGCGGAAGGCGCCGGATGGACGATCGCCAAGTTCCTGCTCGAAAACGAGCGCGGCGGATCGTGCTACGCCCCGCGCCTGCTCCAGTCGATCGACCGGCTCGAGACCCTTGCGCAGACCCAGCCTTCCGGGGTCAACGGCGCAATCGCCCACGATCCGCGCTTCCGCGACAAACTCGCCCGCGTGCGGCTCGAGGCCGAGGCTCTGGAGGTGACCGAACTGCGCATCCTCGCCGAACTCGCCAAGGGCCGCGCGCCGGGGCCGCAAACCTCGCTGGTGAAATTGCTCGGCTCCAATATCGGCCAGAAGGTCGATGTGCTGCGGCTGGAACTGCTCGGCCCCGACGCGCTGCAACTGCCGCTCGAGCGCCCGCTCTACGGCAACGAGGCGCCCGAGCCGGTGGGGAGCGAATATGCCCAGACCGCCATGGGCAAATACCTCAACAACCGTGCCTCGACGATCTTCGGCGGATCGGACGAGGTGCAGAAGAACATCATCGCCAAGACCGTGCTCGGTCTCTGAAAGGACAGATCATGGACGTATCCAAGCTGATGTTCCGCGATGGCCTGATGGCGGGCGAGCGCATCCTCGTGACCGGCGGGGGCACCGGCCTCGGGCGCGAGATGGCCGAGGCCTTCCTCAAGCTTGGCGCGACCGTCTACATCTGCGGCCGCCGTCAGGGGAAGCTCGACGAGACCGCCGAGGAGCTGACGAAGCTGCACGGCGGCAAGATCGTCGGGATGGCCTGCGACATCCGTGACGCGGACGCGATTCATGCGATGGTCGATGCGATCTGGGCCGATGGCGGCGCGCTGACGGGCGTCGTCAACAACGCCGCGGGCAACTTCATCAGCCGCACGGAGGACCTTTCGGTCAACGGCTTCAACGCCATCGCCGATATCGTGATGCGCGGCACCTTCTACGTCACGCTCGACATCGGCAAGCGCCTGATCGCGGAGAAGAAGAAGGCGAGCTTCCTCTCGATCCTCACCACCTGGGTGTGGTCGGGCAGCGCCTTCGTGGTGCCTTCCGCGATGAGCAAAACCGCGATCAACGCCATGACCCAGAGCTTGGCCACCGAGTGGGGACGCTATGGCCTGCGCTTCAACGCCATCGCCCCGGGCCTCTTCCCGACCAAAGGGATGAGCGCGCGGCTCAATCCCGGCGGCTCGGGCGGCAATTCGAACAACGCGATGAACCCGATGGGCCGCGCGGGCGAGATGCACGAGCTTGCGAACCTCGCGGTGTTCCTGATGGGTCCGGGCGCGGAATACGTGAACGGGCAGACCATCGCCATCGACGGCGCGGGCTTCCAGGCGACCGGCGGAACCTTCTACCCGATGCTCCATGCGCTCGGCGACGCCGAGTGGGAGCAGATGCGTGCCATGATCAAGGGCACGAACGAGAAGGACAAAGCCGAAAGAACCGTTTGATTGCGAAGGCGCCTCCGCGCCTTCGTCCTCGGCGCGGTTCCCTTCGCTTCGCTACGGGGCGCCTGCGGCTCGCGCGCGTGCGCTCGCGGCCCTGCGGGCCGGACGATATTCGTCAGGTCACCGCCGCGCGCTCGTTGAACTCAGCCCGCTGCCACTCGCCGCTTGCCAGCACCTCGGCGAGATGGCGGGCGGCGGCGGCGATGTCGGCGAAGCTCAGATAGGCGGGCGCGAAGCCCAGCCGCAGCACGTCGGGCGCGCGGAAATCGCCGATCACCCCGCGCGCGATCAGCGCCTGGCAGATCGCGTAGGCCTCCGGGTGGCGGAAGGAGAGCTGGCTGCCGCGCTCGCCGCTTTTGGGCGGGCTGACCAGTTCGAGGTCCACCCCGTGCGCCATCAGGCATTCGAGGAAGAACTCCGAGAGCGCCTGCGACTTGCCGTAGAGCCGCGCGACGCCGATCTCGGCGATCAGATCCACCCCCACCTCCAGCGCCGCGAGCCCCAGCACCGGCGGCGTGCCGCATTGCAGCCGCTCGATCCCCGGCGCGCCGGCGTAGTCGTCGGAGAAGGCGAAGGGCGCGGCGTGGCCGAACCAGCCGGTCAGAGGCTGTTGCAAGTCTGCCTGGTGCCGCTCGGCGACGAAGGCGAAGGCGGGGGCGCCGGGGCCGCCGCACAGGTACTTGTAGCCGCAGCCCACTGCGAAATCTGCGCCCGCCGCGCGCAGATCGACCGGCAGTGCACCGGTCGAGTGCGACAGGTCCCACAGCACCAGCGCCCCCGCTTCATGCGCGGCACGGGTCAGGGCGGCCATGTCGTGGAGCGCGCCGGTCTTGTAATGCGCGTGGGTGAGC encodes:
- a CDS encoding acyl-CoA dehydrogenase family protein; amino-acid sequence: MDLDFTPEDLAFREEVRAFLKDNLPERLRDGARRTPGVFVEPDIGMEWHRILYKKGWVAPHWPKEDGGTGWTPTQKFIFEKECALAGAPALAILGLRLVGPVICEFGTPEQKARFLPGILSGDDYWCQGYSEPGSGSDLASLKTSARLEGDEYVINGSKIWTTHAHHADWIFALVRTDATVKKQQGISFLLVPMDQPGVEVTPIHSMSGDHEVNAVFFTDARTSAQNRIGAEGAGWTIAKFLLENERGGSCYAPRLLQSIDRLETLAQTQPSGVNGAIAHDPRFRDKLARVRLEAEALEVTELRILAELAKGRAPGPQTSLVKLLGSNIGQKVDVLRLELLGPDALQLPLERPLYGNEAPEPVGSEYAQTAMGKYLNNRASTIFGGSDEVQKNIIAKTVLGL
- a CDS encoding SDR family oxidoreductase — protein: MDVSKLMFRDGLMAGERILVTGGGTGLGREMAEAFLKLGATVYICGRRQGKLDETAEELTKLHGGKIVGMACDIRDADAIHAMVDAIWADGGALTGVVNNAAGNFISRTEDLSVNGFNAIADIVMRGTFYVTLDIGKRLIAEKKKASFLSILTTWVWSGSAFVVPSAMSKTAINAMTQSLATEWGRYGLRFNAIAPGLFPTKGMSARLNPGGSGGNSNNAMNPMGRAGEMHELANLAVFLMGPGAEYVNGQTIAIDGAGFQATGGTFYPMLHALGDAEWEQMRAMIKGTNEKDKAERTV
- the kynU gene encoding kynureninase: MTPEQRAAEFDAADPLAGYRERFILPGGVIYLDGNSLGALPKATPARLQAVIEGEWGEGLIRSWNSASWFDMASRIGGKIAPLVGAAPHEVIACDSTSVNLFKLIAAALAMRPGRKVVLSEPGNFPTDLYMIAGLEAQGLAERRLAERDKLAGALGDDVALLLLTHAHYKTGALHDMAALTRAAHEAGALVLWDLSHSTGALPVDLRAAGADFAVGCGYKYLCGGPGAPAFAFVAERHQADLQQPLTGWFGHAAPFAFSDDYAGAPGIERLQCGTPPVLGLAALEVGVDLIAEIGVARLYGKSQALSEFFLECLMAHGVDLELVSPPKSGERGSQLSFRHPEAYAICQALIARGVIGDFRAPDVLRLGFAPAYLSFADIAAAARHLAEVLASGEWQRAEFNERAAVT